In Actinoplanes sp. NBC_00393, a single genomic region encodes these proteins:
- a CDS encoding LysE family transporter has translation MNAAFLAGVVAGYGIAVPVGAIAVLIAGLSARISLRVGAAAGLGAATADGLYALVAVAGGAAVAGAIAPIAEPLRWVGAVVLLGLAGWTTWGALRHRTVTERSERPTTPLRAYAGILGLTLLNPATVIYFAALVLGNGGAGGGVWFVVGAFLASASWQLLIAGGGSLIGRLLTGERGRLITALVSSAVIAVLAVVMLL, from the coding sequence ATGAACGCGGCGTTTCTGGCCGGCGTGGTCGCCGGCTACGGCATCGCTGTGCCCGTCGGCGCCATCGCCGTGCTGATCGCAGGGCTCAGCGCCCGCATCTCGCTGCGAGTCGGCGCTGCCGCAGGGCTGGGCGCCGCCACCGCAGACGGGCTCTACGCGCTGGTCGCGGTGGCCGGCGGGGCAGCCGTCGCCGGCGCCATCGCACCGATCGCCGAGCCGCTGCGCTGGGTCGGCGCCGTGGTCCTGCTCGGCCTGGCCGGCTGGACCACCTGGGGTGCGCTGCGCCACCGCACGGTGACCGAGCGGTCCGAGCGGCCGACCACGCCGCTGCGCGCCTACGCCGGGATCCTCGGCCTCACGCTGCTCAACCCGGCGACCGTGATCTATTTCGCCGCGCTGGTCCTCGGCAACGGGGGCGCCGGTGGTGGCGTGTGGTTCGTGGTCGGCGCGTTCCTCGCGTCGGCGAGCTGGCAGCTGCTGATCGCCGGCGGTGGCTCGCTGATCGGCCGCCTGCTCACCGGCGAGCGCGGTCGCCTGATCACCGCACTGGTTTCCAGCGCCGTGATCGCTGTCCTCGCGGTCGTCATGCTCCTATAG
- the ypfJ gene encoding KPN_02809 family neutral zinc metallopeptidase, protein MELNERADIDTSQVNDRGRGGGGIGGLPIGGGGLAGLVVTLVIALVGGYFGINTMGGGGESSAPSSQLAECEQPNALQNLKCRNVLYVNSIQAYWRDQLPKSFGEQYQPADTNLFEGGVNTACGAADSGVGPFYCPADDAVYIDLSFYEVLSKQLGAPGEFAQPYVLAHEYGHHVQDVLGTEAEMRRRQQRDPDSANQESVKLELQADCYAGAWANAAANTTDQDGDKIFKSLTDQDIQEGIQAAGQIGDDTLQQRGGGKVDPEQFTHGTAAQRQQWFRVGYESGDPKQCDTFRAGAVT, encoded by the coding sequence ATGGAACTGAACGAACGCGCCGACATCGACACCAGTCAGGTCAACGATCGCGGCCGCGGTGGCGGCGGCATCGGTGGCCTCCCGATTGGCGGCGGTGGCCTGGCCGGCCTCGTCGTCACCCTGGTGATCGCGCTGGTCGGCGGCTATTTCGGGATCAACACCATGGGCGGCGGCGGGGAGAGCAGCGCACCGAGCTCCCAGCTGGCCGAGTGTGAGCAGCCCAACGCTCTGCAGAACCTGAAATGCCGCAACGTTCTCTACGTCAACTCGATCCAGGCCTACTGGCGGGACCAGCTGCCGAAGTCCTTCGGTGAGCAGTACCAGCCGGCCGACACGAACCTCTTCGAGGGCGGCGTGAACACCGCCTGCGGCGCCGCCGACTCCGGTGTCGGACCGTTCTACTGCCCCGCCGACGACGCGGTGTACATCGACCTCTCCTTCTACGAGGTGCTCTCCAAGCAACTCGGCGCGCCGGGCGAGTTCGCCCAGCCCTACGTGCTCGCCCACGAGTACGGCCACCACGTGCAGGACGTCCTCGGCACCGAGGCGGAGATGCGCCGCCGCCAGCAGCGCGACCCGGACTCGGCGAACCAGGAGTCGGTCAAGCTCGAGCTGCAGGCCGACTGCTATGCCGGCGCGTGGGCCAACGCCGCGGCGAACACCACCGACCAGGACGGCGACAAGATCTTCAAGAGCCTCACCGACCAGGACATCCAGGAGGGCATCCAGGCCGCCGGCCAGATCGGCGACGACACCCTCCAGCAGCGCGGCGGCGGCAAGGTCGACCCCGAGCAGTTCACCCACGGCACGGCCGCCCAGCGGCAGCAGTGGTTCCGGGTCGGCTACGAGTCCGGCGACCCGAAGCAGTGCGACACCTTCAGGGCGGGCGCGGTTACCTAG
- a CDS encoding helix-turn-helix domain-containing protein: MAATGTATSTEKGRRIVGSERQSLAKDLVKRYTSGESIRALAASTGRSYGFVHRVLTESGVQLRQRGGARRRKKA; encoded by the coding sequence ATGGCAGCCACTGGCACAGCTACCAGTACTGAGAAGGGTCGTCGAATCGTCGGTAGCGAGCGGCAGTCGCTCGCCAAGGACCTGGTGAAGCGATACACCTCCGGCGAGAGCATCCGCGCGCTGGCCGCTTCCACCGGACGGTCCTACGGATTCGTCCACCGGGTGCTCACCGAATCGGGCGTTCAGTTGCGCCAGCGTGGCGGCGCCCGCCGCCGCAAGAAGGCGTGA
- a CDS encoding ABC-F family ATP-binding cassette domain-containing protein, whose product MITATGLELRAGARILISPTTLRVQPGDRIGLVGRNGAGKTTTLKVLAGEGIPYAGTVERTSEIGYLPQDPRTGDLNVTGRDRVLSARGLDAILAEMQKLEVQLEESSDEKLVRRYGQLEDQFSALGGYGAEAEAARICANLGLPDRALAQTIGTLSGGQRRRIELARILFANSGQNGKGILLLDEPTNHLDQDSIAWLRGYMAQHKGGLIVISHDVELLDAAVNKVWYLDANRAVVDMYNMGWKTYLEARETDERRRRRERANAEKKAGALMAQADKMRAKATKTVAAQNMARRAEKLLGGLEETRASDKVAKVRFPSPAPCGKTPLTASGLSKSYGSLEIFTDVDVAVDRGSRVAILGLNGAGKTTLLRMLGGLLEPDTGEVRPGHGLRIGYYAQEHETLDVDRTILEHMRSAGSEQTDTELRKILGAFLFSGDDVDKPAGVLSGGEKTRLALATLVCSGANVLLLDEPTNNLDPVSREQVLDAIANYPGAIVLVTHDAGCVQALKPDRAILLPDGDEDAWSDDLLELVELA is encoded by the coding sequence ATGATCACCGCCACCGGACTGGAACTTCGCGCCGGCGCGCGCATCCTGATCTCCCCGACCACCCTGCGGGTGCAGCCCGGCGACCGGATCGGCCTGGTCGGCCGCAACGGCGCCGGCAAGACCACCACGTTGAAGGTGCTGGCCGGCGAGGGGATTCCGTACGCGGGAACTGTCGAACGGACCAGCGAGATCGGCTACCTCCCGCAGGACCCGCGCACCGGCGATTTGAACGTGACCGGCCGCGACCGGGTGCTGTCCGCCCGCGGGCTGGACGCGATCCTCGCCGAGATGCAGAAACTCGAGGTGCAGCTCGAGGAGAGCAGCGACGAGAAGCTGGTCCGGCGCTACGGCCAGCTGGAGGACCAGTTCTCCGCGTTGGGCGGATACGGCGCCGAGGCCGAGGCCGCCCGGATCTGCGCGAACCTGGGTCTGCCCGACCGGGCCCTGGCCCAGACCATCGGCACCCTGTCCGGCGGTCAGCGCCGCCGGATCGAGCTGGCCCGCATCCTGTTCGCCAACTCCGGGCAGAACGGCAAGGGCATCCTGCTGCTCGACGAGCCGACGAACCACCTGGACCAGGACTCGATCGCCTGGCTGCGCGGGTACATGGCGCAGCACAAGGGCGGCCTCATCGTGATCAGCCACGACGTCGAGCTGCTCGACGCCGCGGTCAACAAGGTCTGGTATCTGGACGCGAACCGCGCGGTCGTCGACATGTACAACATGGGCTGGAAGACGTACCTCGAAGCGCGCGAGACCGACGAGCGCCGCCGCCGCCGCGAGCGCGCCAACGCGGAGAAGAAGGCCGGCGCCCTGATGGCCCAGGCGGACAAGATGCGCGCCAAGGCCACCAAGACGGTCGCCGCGCAGAACATGGCGCGTCGTGCCGAGAAGCTGCTCGGTGGGCTGGAGGAGACCCGCGCCTCGGACAAGGTGGCGAAGGTCCGGTTCCCCAGCCCGGCGCCCTGCGGCAAGACCCCGCTGACCGCGAGCGGCCTGTCGAAGTCGTACGGGTCGTTGGAGATCTTCACCGACGTCGATGTGGCGGTGGACCGCGGTTCCCGGGTGGCCATCCTCGGCCTGAACGGCGCCGGCAAGACGACTCTGCTGCGCATGCTCGGCGGCCTGCTCGAGCCGGACACCGGTGAGGTGCGGCCGGGGCACGGGCTGCGGATCGGCTACTACGCGCAGGAGCACGAGACGCTGGACGTGGACCGCACGATCCTGGAGCACATGCGCAGCGCCGGGTCGGAGCAGACCGACACCGAGCTGCGGAAGATCCTGGGCGCGTTCCTCTTCTCGGGTGACGACGTGGACAAGCCGGCCGGTGTGCTCTCCGGTGGCGAGAAGACCCGGCTGGCCCTGGCCACCCTGGTCTGCTCGGGTGCCAACGTGCTGCTGCTGGACGAGCCGACCAACAACCTGGACCCGGTGAGCCGCGAGCAGGTGCTCGACGCCATCGCCAACTACCCGGGCGCGATTGTGCTGGTCACGCACGACGCCGGCTGCGTGCAGGCGCTCAAGCCGGACCGCGCGATCCTGCTGCCGGACGGCGACGAGGACGCGTGGAGCGACGACCTCCTGGAGCTTGTCGAGCTCGCTTGA
- a CDS encoding enoyl-CoA hydratase/isomerase family protein gives MTAADAGPVSTDEVGVRYEQDGPVATVTLCRPDVLNAQTPAMWTELGNISRKLAGDVRVVIVRAEGRAFSAGLDLSVARGDGDSSLSRLAQLSAAECADQIAVFQTAFTWLRSPSIVTIAAVQGHAIGAGFQLALNCDMRVLADDARFSMAEVTLGLVPDLGGTKRLTELVGPSRALEICVTGRRISADEADRIGLATAVVPRAELDAAVADLTAAVLAGDPGAVAEIKALLTGAPARSYAEQDRAEREAQTRRLSDLLGSGE, from the coding sequence GTGACGGCCGCCGACGCCGGACCGGTAAGCACCGACGAGGTAGGCGTTCGCTACGAACAGGACGGGCCGGTTGCGACGGTGACGTTGTGCCGGCCCGACGTTCTCAATGCCCAGACTCCGGCCATGTGGACGGAGCTCGGCAACATTTCACGGAAATTAGCGGGTGACGTCCGCGTCGTCATTGTCCGGGCCGAGGGGCGCGCGTTTTCCGCCGGCCTGGATCTGTCGGTGGCGCGTGGCGACGGCGATTCTTCGCTGTCCCGGCTGGCACAGTTGTCTGCCGCTGAGTGTGCGGATCAGATTGCTGTGTTCCAGACCGCGTTCACCTGGTTGCGGAGTCCGTCCATTGTGACGATCGCCGCGGTGCAAGGACACGCGATCGGCGCCGGCTTCCAACTCGCGCTGAACTGCGACATGCGTGTTCTCGCCGACGATGCGCGATTCTCGATGGCTGAGGTGACCCTCGGCCTGGTGCCCGATCTGGGCGGGACGAAACGGCTCACCGAGCTGGTCGGCCCGTCCCGGGCGCTGGAGATCTGCGTGACCGGCCGGCGGATCTCCGCGGACGAGGCGGACCGGATCGGTCTCGCCACCGCGGTGGTCCCGCGGGCCGAGTTGGACGCGGCGGTCGCCGATCTGACCGCGGCGGTGCTCGCCGGTGACCCCGGCGCGGTCGCCGAGATCAAGGCCCTGCTCACCGGTGCGCCCGCCCGGTCGTACGCGGAGCAGGACCGGGCCGAGCGTGAGGCCCAGACCCGTCGGCTCAGCGATCTGCTGGGCAGCGGGGAGTAG
- a CDS encoding acVLRF1 family peptidyl-tRNA hydrolase has product MGERAAAGGGKWVDVAPERLPRWLENFATRHGAYTEEGLTLTAADGASATLHAPPGAGPAATVAELISEARKPRRLGLLLARKGAVAVGVADGEKLISSKVDTHYVQGRTAAGGWSQQRFARRRDNQAKAAAADGAGIVGRLLLPEVRTMAALVTGGDRTAVDAILAAPQLAAVAALRTGRLLDVPEPRHAVLVTAVAAARAVPILIREP; this is encoded by the coding sequence ATGGGCGAACGAGCGGCCGCCGGCGGCGGGAAGTGGGTGGATGTCGCTCCTGAGCGGCTGCCCCGATGGCTGGAGAACTTCGCGACGCGGCACGGGGCGTACACCGAAGAGGGGTTGACCTTGACCGCCGCGGACGGTGCGTCGGCGACGCTGCATGCGCCACCCGGCGCCGGTCCGGCCGCGACGGTGGCCGAGCTGATCAGCGAGGCCCGGAAGCCGCGCCGGCTGGGGTTGTTGCTGGCCCGCAAGGGCGCGGTCGCGGTCGGCGTCGCCGACGGCGAGAAACTGATCTCGTCCAAGGTGGACACGCATTACGTGCAGGGACGGACGGCGGCGGGTGGCTGGTCGCAGCAGCGCTTCGCGCGCCGCCGGGACAATCAGGCCAAAGCGGCCGCTGCGGACGGCGCCGGCATCGTGGGACGTCTGTTGCTTCCCGAGGTACGCACGATGGCCGCGCTTGTCACCGGCGGTGATCGTACGGCCGTCGACGCCATCCTCGCGGCTCCTCAGCTGGCGGCGGTGGCCGCGTTGCGTACCGGGCGGCTGCTGGACGTGCCCGAGCCGCGGCATGCGGTGCTGGTCACCGCGGTGGCCGCGGCTCGTGCGGTCCCGATCCTGATCCGCGAGCCCTAG
- a CDS encoding DNA alkylation repair protein, with protein sequence MSDLTGILMERLTAAFEGGRDPVRAAGAAAYMRGQFPFLGLAAPARRSLARTALAGLPKPAEADLREVAVACWARDEREFQHFACDYLIAHGRIAGPGFLSTVAELITTKSWWDTVDPLATRVTGALVTRHPTLRSRMDEWSREEDMWLVRTAILHQLHYGKDTDTDRLFGYCTAQAGHPDFFVRKAIGWALRHYARTDPEAVRAYLAEQGGRLSPLSVREAAKHL encoded by the coding sequence ATGAGCGACCTCACCGGGATCCTGATGGAGCGGCTCACCGCGGCCTTCGAGGGCGGGCGGGATCCGGTGCGTGCCGCGGGCGCGGCGGCGTACATGAGGGGTCAGTTCCCGTTTCTCGGCCTTGCCGCGCCGGCCCGGCGCTCGCTGGCCCGCACCGCGCTGGCCGGCCTGCCCAAGCCGGCCGAGGCCGACCTGCGCGAGGTCGCGGTCGCCTGCTGGGCCCGTGACGAGCGGGAGTTCCAGCACTTCGCGTGCGACTACCTGATCGCCCACGGCCGCATCGCCGGGCCCGGTTTCCTGTCCACCGTCGCCGAGCTGATCACCACGAAGTCCTGGTGGGACACTGTGGACCCGCTCGCCACCCGGGTGACCGGCGCCCTGGTGACCCGGCATCCCACCCTGCGGAGCCGGATGGACGAGTGGTCCCGCGAAGAAGATATGTGGCTGGTGCGGACGGCGATCCTGCACCAGCTGCACTACGGGAAGGACACCGACACCGACCGCCTGTTCGGATACTGCACCGCTCAGGCCGGCCACCCCGACTTCTTCGTCCGCAAGGCGATCGGCTGGGCTCTGCGGCACTATGCCCGGACCGATCCGGAGGCGGTCCGGGCATATCTCGCCGAGCAGGGTGGGCGGCTGTCACCGCTTTCCGTCCGGGAGGCCGCCAAGCACCTATAG